From Gemmatimonadaceae bacterium, the proteins below share one genomic window:
- the pilM gene encoding type IV pilus assembly protein PilM, with protein sequence MALFGRKKTTVGLDIGSGLIKVAVVDHSKSQPELVRVGITPLLADAIVEGEIMDPGIVADAITACLAEAGVTSKAVVTAVGGRDVIIKKIQIERVKESQARELMRWEAEQHVPFDMESVELDFQILDPDGTDPEMDVLLVAAKRELVEARVRVVSEAGLDAAAVDVDAFALHNAFELNYPDAMTGAVALVNIGHEVTIVNVVENGVPILTRDLSTGTRRMREDLQRDRGLSADESDALLRGFDRSEHLDAVLESRGEEIAVGVERAVAFLASSARSEALSAVYLSGGGSRIPGLAEVLADRLRLPVQAASPLANLVVRDGAFESLVTDEVAPLLMLPLGLALRKLA encoded by the coding sequence ATGGCGCTATTCGGTCGCAAGAAGACAACTGTAGGTCTCGATATCGGATCGGGCCTGATCAAGGTTGCGGTCGTCGATCACTCGAAATCGCAGCCGGAGCTGGTACGCGTGGGAATCACGCCACTGCTGGCGGATGCCATTGTCGAGGGCGAGATCATGGATCCCGGGATCGTGGCCGACGCCATCACGGCTTGCCTGGCCGAGGCCGGCGTGACGTCCAAGGCGGTCGTCACCGCCGTCGGCGGTCGCGACGTGATCATCAAGAAGATCCAGATCGAACGGGTGAAGGAGTCCCAGGCGCGCGAGCTAATGCGCTGGGAGGCCGAGCAGCACGTGCCCTTCGATATGGAGTCGGTGGAACTGGACTTCCAGATTCTCGACCCGGACGGCACCGATCCCGAGATGGACGTCCTGCTGGTCGCCGCCAAGCGGGAGTTGGTGGAGGCCCGGGTGCGCGTGGTCTCGGAGGCCGGCCTCGATGCCGCGGCGGTGGACGTGGACGCGTTTGCGTTGCACAACGCCTTTGAGTTGAACTATCCCGATGCGATGACCGGCGCCGTGGCGCTGGTGAACATCGGCCACGAGGTCACGATCGTGAACGTGGTGGAGAATGGCGTGCCGATCCTCACCCGCGACCTGTCGACCGGGACGCGTCGCATGCGCGAGGACCTGCAGCGCGATCGCGGCCTGAGCGCCGATGAGTCCGATGCGCTGTTGCGTGGCTTTGACCGATCCGAACACCTCGACGCGGTCTTGGAGTCGCGCGGCGAGGAGATCGCGGTGGGGGTCGAGCGCGCCGTGGCCTTCCTGGCATCGTCGGCCCGATCGGAGGCCTTGAGCGCGGTCTACTTGTCCGGCGGCGGCTCACGCATCCCCGGGCTCGCCGAGGTCCTCGCCGATCGCCTGCGACTGCCGGTGCAGGCCGCCAGCCCCCTGGCCAACCTCGTCGTGCGTGACGGCGCTTTCGAGTCGCTCGTCACGGACGAGGTGGCTCCCCTGCTGATGCTGCCGCTGGGTCTCGCCCTGCGGAAGCTGGCATAG